Proteins encoded together in one Chelonoidis abingdonii isolate Lonesome George chromosome 1, CheloAbing_2.0, whole genome shotgun sequence window:
- the LRRC10 gene encoding leucine-rich repeat-containing protein 10, giving the protein MVAVILNADSFNMGNTLRAIIAFIPSDDCQKYLLGDLEEMPIDRMVDLSSRQLRRFPLHVCSFRELVKLYLSDNNLHQLPPELEQLQNLQILALDFNNFKVLPLVVCTLKQLCILYLGNNKLCDLPQELSLLQNLKTLWLESNCLSHLPEVVCELSLLKTLHAGSNALHTLPARLRCLQELRTIWLSGNLLADFPPVLLHMPFLEVIDVDRNAIRSFPSLAHLPGLKLIIYDHNPCRNAPKVAKGVRRVGRWAEETPEPRKRSELGREEETNGKEPPLPPNKQPQPC; this is encoded by the coding sequence ATGGTAGCAGTGATTTTAAATGCAGACAGTTTCAATATGGGCAACACACTGAGAGCAATCATTGCCTTCATCCCTTCCGATGACTGCCAGAAATACCTCCTGGGAGACCTTGAAGAGATGCCAATTGATAGAATGGTGGATCTGAGCAGCAGGCAACTGAGGAGATTTCCCTTGCATGTTTGTTCCTTCAGGGAGCTCGTCAAGCTGTACCTGAGCGACAATAACCTACATCAGCTGCCCCCAGAGCTAGAACAGCTGCAGAACCTCCAGATCTTGGCGTTAGATTTCaacaacttcaaagtgctgcccctGGTGGTGTGCACCCTGAAGCAGCTGTGCATACTCTACCTGGGCAACAACAAGCTCTGCgacctgccccaggagctcagtCTCCTGCAGAATCTCAAAACCTTGTGGCTCGAGTCCAACTGCCTGAGCCACCTGCCTGAGGTGGTGTGTGAGCTGAGCCTCCTCAAGACCCTGCACGCCGGCTCCAACGCACTCCATACGCTGCCTGCCAGGCTGCGATGCCTGCAGGAGCTGCGCACCATCTGGCTCTCTGGCAACCTGCTGGCTGACTTCCCCCCGGTCCTGCTGCACATGCCATTCCTGGAGGTGATCGATGTGGATCGCAACGCCATCAggtccttccccagcctggctcaCCTCCCCGGCCTCAAGCTGATAATCTACGACCACAACCCCTGCAGGAACGCGCCCAAGGTGGCCAAGGGGGTGCGCAGAGTGGGGAGGTGGGCAGAGGAGACCCCCGAGCCCAGGAAGCGCtctgagctgggcagggaggaggagaccaATGGCAAGGAACCACCACTTCCCCCTAAcaagcagccccagccctgctaa